The following coding sequences are from one Candidatus Borkfalkia ceftriaxoniphila window:
- a CDS encoding ABC transporter ATP-binding protein, which translates to MNEDIEVYNDFKASEPILKVRNLKKYFPVGGIGKNKKYLRAVDDVSFDVYPGRTVGIVGESGCGKTTMGRTILRLYSVTGGDVKFNGYDLGKMKARELRKIRPQIQMIFQDPYSSLSPRLTVGEIIGEAVREHRIVPPSEYKKYILEVMQKCGLQPQYFERYPHEFSGGQRQRICIARALALKPKLVICDEPVSALDVSIQAQIINLLKSLQEKDGIAYIFISHDLSVVEHISDEVGVMYLGSMAEYGKTEDIFERPLHPYTEALFSAVPVPDPDYKMNRIILKGDIPSPADPPLGCKFHTRCEKCMEICQREEPVFREYAPGHYVACHLYDEECRRG; encoded by the coding sequence ATGAACGAAGATATCGAGGTTTATAACGACTTCAAGGCGTCGGAGCCCATTCTGAAAGTGCGGAATCTGAAAAAATATTTTCCCGTCGGCGGCATCGGCAAGAATAAGAAATATCTGCGCGCGGTCGACGACGTGTCTTTCGACGTGTACCCCGGCCGGACGGTCGGCATCGTCGGCGAATCGGGCTGCGGCAAAACGACGATGGGGAGAACGATCCTTCGTCTTTATTCGGTCACGGGCGGCGACGTGAAATTCAACGGCTACGATCTGGGAAAGATGAAAGCGCGCGAACTTCGCAAGATCCGTCCCCAGATCCAGATGATATTTCAGGATCCGTATTCCAGCCTTTCCCCCCGCCTAACGGTCGGGGAGATCATCGGAGAGGCTGTGCGCGAGCACAGGATCGTCCCGCCCTCCGAATATAAAAAATACATACTGGAAGTTATGCAAAAATGCGGCTTGCAGCCGCAATATTTCGAGCGGTACCCGCACGAATTTTCGGGCGGACAGCGCCAGCGCATCTGCATCGCGCGCGCGCTCGCGCTCAAACCCAAACTGGTCATCTGCGACGAGCCCGTTTCCGCGCTCGACGTTTCCATTCAGGCGCAGATCATCAATCTTTTGAAATCTTTGCAGGAAAAGGACGGCATCGCCTATATCTTCATTTCGCACGATCTGTCCGTCGTGGAACATATTTCCGACGAAGTGGGCGTGATGTATTTAGGCAGCATGGCGGAATACGGCAAAACGGAGGATATCTTCGAGCGGCCGCTGCATCCTTATACGGAGGCGCTCTTTTCCGCCGTTCCCGTTCCCGATCCCGATTACAAGATGAACCGCATTATTTTAAAGGGCGACATTCCCTCGCCCGCGGATCCGCCTTTGGGCTGTAAATTCCATACGCGCTGCGAAAAGTGCATGGAGATCTGCCAAAGGGAAGAGCCCGTATTCCGTGAATACGCGCCCGGACATTACGTAGCCTGCCACCTCTACGACGAAGAGTGCCGCAGGGGTTAA